In the genome of Dromiciops gliroides isolate mDroGli1 chromosome 1, mDroGli1.pri, whole genome shotgun sequence, the window GGATTGGGTCCCAGCAGGGCCCACATCACTTAGCATGAAGGAGAGCATCCAGGCTGAAGCCTTACAGAGGGTCTGAGATACTAAGAAAAGTTGGGGGAAGGAATGGAAGACTTAGGAGCCAGCCACACCTCCAGTGTGGCCTGCCTTTGGGGGTGTTCTGTGCACTAGGCCCATGGCATCCGTTTATCAGCAGTTCTTCTcccactctttcttttttcaaaggtTTCAAAATGTTGTGAAGAAGTGAGGGACTACATCGAAGAGAGGTCTGGTGAGGACCCTCTTGTGAAGGGAATCCCAGAGGACAAGAACCCCTTCAAGGAGCTCAAGGGAGGCTGCATCATTTCCTGAAGGCCCTGGAACACTGAGGATCATGGAATGAGCAAGATGCTTCCAAATTAGTTTAAATATCTTTGCTGTAACAGACCAGAATGGAAAGATCCAGTAACAAAACTCCCAGGCTCACCATTGTCTCCATGGGAATTGGGGCAGCCTTCCCACCTGCAGGGGTGCAGAAGATACAGACCACTGGCAGCCAACTGAGTGCCGCTgttctccccccgccccctcctccccatacACTCTCAGGGTTCACTTTTAAT includes:
- the GNGT1 gene encoding guanine nucleotide-binding protein G(T) subunit gamma-T1, with translation MPVINIEDLTEKDKLKMEVDQLKKEVTLERMVVSKCCEEVRDYIEERSGEDPLVKGIPEDKNPFKELKGGCIIS